In the genome of Nocardioides marmoribigeumensis, one region contains:
- a CDS encoding peptidoglycan D,D-transpeptidase FtsI family protein, with the protein MPQPPTRRPRTSRLEGVRLTSLRRLRVGFILIAMVVSIFAARLLQLQGVDAAAYAAKARSLGAVTEELPATRGAILDRNGVPMAESLDGLMIVADPTRTEKDAPKIAQLLSDRLGLDYIQTVDVLTDAKRPDGTENHFGYVARRIPSEKARAAVKELDDLGYKGIDTRWDPVRSYPGKDVGANLLGFMNRNGDAGGGLEMIYNSLLAGKDGHAVYDVGGGNRIPLGDNSRVEPQDGKDLHLTIDRDVQFYTQRVLRQAVQSARAASGSVVVMDSRSGELVAVADYPSYDANGDYFDKSDHLGAAAFRDVYEPGSVQKVLTAASLVDAGYVNPLTRITVPEKLKSSDRVIGDYFDHGTLRLTMTGVIAKSSNIGTALAARQMPARQLYRYLHGFGEGERVGIEGLGGGPGLLSPWGDWIQVERDNIAFGQGVAVSAVQMAAAVNTVAHGGVYIQPSLVRGRVVDTQGRVTGSAVAQTRRVVSPRAARETAQMMEMVTDPVEGTAGMAAIPGYRVAGKTGTAQRIDPKCGCYGRDFTVSFAGFAPADDPRFTVYVVVHKPRNGGGGGATGGPVFRKVMGYLLQKYAVPPSGSAPLRTPVEWVPGSGPQGDQERAALEERFGDEDGPAGGAAAGLGLR; encoded by the coding sequence GTGCCCCAGCCACCCACGCGGCGACCCCGGACCTCGCGCCTGGAAGGTGTCCGGCTCACCTCGCTGCGACGGCTGCGGGTGGGGTTCATCCTCATCGCGATGGTGGTCTCGATCTTCGCCGCGCGGCTGCTGCAGCTGCAGGGGGTCGACGCCGCGGCCTACGCCGCCAAGGCCCGCTCGCTCGGCGCGGTGACCGAGGAGCTGCCGGCCACGCGCGGCGCGATCCTCGACCGCAACGGCGTCCCGATGGCCGAGTCCCTCGACGGGCTGATGATCGTCGCCGACCCGACGAGGACCGAGAAGGACGCCCCCAAGATCGCCCAGCTGCTCTCCGACCGGCTGGGGCTGGACTACATCCAGACGGTCGACGTGCTCACCGACGCCAAGCGCCCGGACGGCACGGAGAACCACTTCGGCTACGTCGCCCGCCGCATCCCCTCGGAGAAGGCGCGCGCGGCGGTCAAGGAGCTCGACGACCTGGGCTACAAGGGCATCGACACCCGCTGGGACCCGGTCCGCAGCTACCCCGGCAAGGACGTCGGCGCCAACCTGCTCGGCTTCATGAACCGCAACGGCGACGCCGGCGGCGGGCTCGAGATGATCTACAACTCGCTGCTGGCCGGCAAGGACGGTCACGCGGTCTACGACGTGGGCGGTGGCAACCGCATCCCGCTGGGCGACAACAGCCGCGTCGAGCCGCAGGACGGCAAGGACCTGCACCTCACCATCGACCGCGACGTGCAGTTCTACACCCAGCGCGTGCTGCGCCAGGCGGTCCAGTCGGCCCGCGCCGCGTCGGGCTCGGTCGTGGTGATGGACTCCCGCTCCGGTGAGCTGGTCGCGGTCGCCGACTACCCGTCGTACGACGCCAACGGGGACTACTTCGACAAGAGCGACCACCTCGGGGCGGCGGCGTTCCGCGACGTCTACGAGCCGGGCTCGGTGCAGAAGGTGCTGACCGCCGCCTCGTTGGTCGACGCCGGCTACGTCAACCCGCTGACCCGCATCACCGTCCCGGAGAAGCTCAAGTCCTCCGACCGCGTGATCGGCGACTACTTCGACCACGGCACGCTGCGCCTGACGATGACCGGCGTCATCGCCAAGTCCTCCAACATCGGCACCGCGCTGGCCGCGCGGCAGATGCCGGCCCGTCAGCTCTACCGCTACCTCCACGGCTTCGGCGAGGGGGAGCGGGTCGGCATCGAGGGCCTCGGTGGCGGTCCCGGCCTGCTGTCGCCGTGGGGCGACTGGATCCAGGTCGAGCGCGACAACATCGCCTTCGGCCAGGGTGTCGCGGTCTCCGCGGTCCAGATGGCCGCCGCGGTCAACACCGTGGCCCACGGCGGGGTGTACATCCAGCCGAGCCTGGTGCGTGGGCGCGTGGTCGACACGCAGGGCCGCGTGACCGGCAGCGCCGTCGCGCAGACGCGCCGCGTGGTCAGCCCGAGGGCCGCGCGCGAGACCGCCCAGATGATGGAGATGGTCACCGACCCGGTCGAGGGCACCGCCGGCATGGCGGCGATCCCGGGCTACCGCGTGGCCGGCAAGACGGGCACGGCCCAGCGCATCGACCCCAAGTGCGGCTGCTACGGGCGCGACTTCACCGTCTCCTTCGCCGGCTTCGCCCCGGCCGACGACCCGCGCTTCACCGTCTACGTCGTGGTGCACAAGCCGCGCAACGGCGGTGGCGGCGGCGCGACCGGCGGTCCGGTCTTCCGCAAGGTGATGGGCTACCTCCTGCAGAAGTACGCCGTGCCGCCGAGCGGCTCCGCGCCCCTGCGCACCCCGGTGGAGTGGGTGCCCGGCTCCGGCCCCCAGGGCGACCAGGAGCGGGCCGCCCTCGAGGAGCGCTTCGGCGACGAGGACGGGCCCGCAGGCGGCGCCGCCGCCGGCCTCGGGCTGCGCTAG
- the rsmH gene encoding 16S rRNA (cytosine(1402)-N(4))-methyltransferase RsmH, which yields MTAPRHVPVLLDRVVALLEPAVSRPGAVVVDCTLGLGGHSEALLERFPDVHLVGIDRDTEALERAGARLERFADRTDLVHALYDELPQVLRDLGLDGADGILFDLGVSSMQLDLRERGFAYAEDAPLDMRMDPTGGTTAAEVLNTYSAGDLTRILREYGEERFASRIASRVVREREREPFTTSARLVELLRDAIPAAARRTGGHPAKRTFQALRIEVNDELGGLRRALPAAVDSLRVGGRLVVMSYHSLEDRMTKQVLAEATRLDVPPDLPVVPEELQPELRLVTRGAEQADAAEVEDNPRAQSVRVRAAERVRPRGSRQQHGTGSRRSAGSTGSTGSTGSRTTTRGHR from the coding sequence ATGACCGCCCCCCGCCACGTCCCGGTCCTCCTCGACCGGGTCGTCGCGCTCCTGGAGCCTGCGGTGTCCCGGCCGGGCGCGGTCGTGGTCGACTGCACGCTCGGGCTCGGCGGCCACAGCGAGGCCCTGCTCGAGCGCTTCCCCGACGTCCACCTGGTCGGCATCGACCGCGACACCGAGGCCCTCGAGCGCGCCGGCGCCCGCCTGGAGCGGTTCGCCGACCGCACCGACCTGGTCCACGCGTTGTACGACGAGCTGCCGCAGGTCCTGCGGGACCTCGGCCTCGACGGGGCCGACGGGATCCTCTTCGACCTCGGCGTCTCGAGCATGCAGCTGGACCTGCGCGAGCGCGGCTTCGCCTACGCCGAGGACGCGCCGCTCGACATGCGCATGGACCCGACCGGCGGGACGACCGCCGCCGAGGTGCTCAACACCTACTCCGCCGGCGACCTGACCCGCATCCTCCGGGAGTACGGCGAGGAGCGCTTCGCCAGCCGCATCGCCTCCCGCGTCGTGCGGGAGCGCGAACGGGAGCCGTTCACGACCAGCGCGCGCCTGGTCGAGCTGCTCCGCGACGCGATCCCCGCCGCGGCCCGCCGCACCGGCGGCCACCCAGCCAAGCGCACCTTCCAGGCGCTGCGCATCGAGGTCAACGACGAGCTCGGCGGGCTGCGCCGGGCGCTGCCCGCGGCGGTCGACTCGCTGCGCGTGGGCGGGCGGCTGGTCGTCATGTCCTACCACTCGCTGGAGGACCGGATGACCAAGCAGGTCCTGGCCGAGGCGACCCGGCTCGACGTGCCCCCGGACCTGCCGGTGGTCCCCGAGGAGCTGCAGCCCGAGCTGCGGCTGGTCACCCGGGGAGCGGAGCAGGCCGACGCCGCCGAGGTCGAGGACAACCCCCGCGCGCAGTCGGTGCGCGTGCGCGCGGCGGAGCGGGTCAGGCCGCGGGGCAGCAGGCAGCAGCACGGCACAGGCAGCAGACGCAGCGCAGGCAGCACAGGCAGCACAGGCAGCACAGGCAGCAGGACGACGACGAGGGGACATCGATGA
- the mraZ gene encoding division/cell wall cluster transcriptional repressor MraZ, translating into MFFGTYTPKLDDKGRLFLPAKFRDQLADGLMVTRGQEHCLYVWPQAEIARITERLREAPVSNKAARDYIRMFSSGSSEETPDKQGRITVPPLLREWASLSKDVVVIGAMTRLEIWDEAAWTAYSAQQEESFAELSDEVFPGI; encoded by the coding sequence ATGTTCTTCGGCACCTACACGCCCAAGCTGGACGACAAGGGGCGCCTCTTCCTTCCCGCGAAGTTCCGGGACCAGCTGGCGGACGGGCTGATGGTCACGCGAGGGCAGGAGCACTGCCTCTACGTGTGGCCGCAGGCAGAGATCGCCCGCATCACGGAACGGCTGCGAGAAGCACCGGTCTCCAACAAGGCCGCCCGGGACTACATCCGCATGTTCTCCTCGGGCTCCTCGGAGGAGACCCCGGACAAGCAGGGCCGCATCACGGTGCCGCCCCTGCTGCGCGAGTGGGCCTCGCTCAGCAAGGACGTGGTCGTGATCGGCGCGATGACACGGCTCGAGATCTGGGACGAGGCGGCCTGGACGGCCTACTCGGCCCAGCAGGAGGAGTCCTTCGCCGAGCTCTCGGACGAGGTCTTCCCCGGGATCTGA
- a CDS encoding AAA family ATPase, whose amino-acid sequence MTSTTAQGGAAETLDEVVEVAGRIRANVERVIEGKGDVVRTALVVLLAEGHLLIEDVPGVGKTVLSKALARSLDCTVRRIQFTPDLLPSDVTGVSVFNQDTREFEFRPGGVFANIVVGDEINRASPKTQSALLECMEERQVTVDNTTYHLESPFLVVATQNPIEMEGTYALPEAQRDRFMARVSMGYPVESAEIAMLDNRATANPLDELTAVTDAETVRRLVRSVATVHVSPAVQRYVVAIATATRQSPDLSLGASPRASLHLVRAARAWAALEGRDYVVPDDVDTLTVPVLAHRLLPTVESAMGGRSVERTLRTLVGAVPAPAPAAR is encoded by the coding sequence GTGACGTCGACGACCGCGCAGGGCGGAGCCGCCGAGACGCTGGACGAGGTGGTCGAGGTGGCCGGGCGCATCCGCGCCAACGTCGAGCGCGTCATCGAGGGCAAGGGCGACGTCGTGCGCACCGCGCTCGTGGTGCTGCTCGCCGAGGGTCACCTGCTCATCGAGGACGTCCCCGGGGTCGGCAAGACCGTCCTGAGCAAGGCGCTGGCCCGCTCGCTGGACTGCACGGTCCGCCGCATCCAGTTCACCCCCGACCTGCTCCCCAGCGACGTGACCGGGGTGTCGGTGTTCAACCAGGACACCCGCGAGTTCGAGTTCCGGCCCGGGGGCGTGTTCGCCAACATCGTGGTCGGCGACGAGATCAACCGCGCCTCCCCCAAGACCCAGTCGGCGCTCCTGGAGTGCATGGAGGAGCGCCAGGTCACCGTCGACAACACGACCTACCACCTCGAGTCGCCGTTCCTGGTCGTCGCGACCCAGAACCCGATCGAGATGGAGGGCACCTACGCCCTCCCCGAGGCCCAGCGCGACCGGTTCATGGCCCGGGTCTCCATGGGCTACCCCGTCGAGTCCGCCGAGATCGCGATGCTCGACAACCGCGCCACCGCCAACCCGCTCGACGAGCTCACCGCGGTGACCGACGCCGAGACGGTGCGGCGTCTGGTCCGCTCCGTCGCGACCGTGCACGTCTCCCCAGCGGTCCAGCGCTACGTCGTCGCGATCGCCACCGCGACCCGCCAGTCCCCCGACCTCTCCCTCGGCGCCTCGCCCCGCGCGAGCCTCCACCTCGTCCGCGCCGCCCGCGCCTGGGCGGCCCTCGAGGGTCGCGACTACGTCGTCCCCGACGACGTCGACACCCTCACCGTCCCGGTGCTCGCCCACCGCCTCCTGCCGACCGTCGAGTCGGCGATGGGCGGACGGTCGGTCGAGCGCACCCTCCGCACGCTGGTCGGCGCGGTGCCCGCGCCGGCACCTGCTGCGCGCTGA
- a CDS encoding DUF58 domain-containing protein: MTLRRVRTAVTDGWDALTPRGRGFVSGGLSALAAALALGLDDLARVGVLLLALPVVSTSLLTRRPPRLGLSRTVSPRTLTVGQPAHVDLRLSNEEGRPGGVLLLEERVPYALGSRQRFVIDRARGQWERTVRYTVRSEVRGRHVLGPMSVRSADPFGLVERRRTFVSTTPIVVTPRVEALPVIGLSGSWTGSGDNRPRAFSGGSAEDVTIREYRRGDDLRRVHWRSTARTGELMVRREEQPWQSRATVFVDNRHSSHAGTGPSSSFERAVSVAASVVVHLTARGYRVRLVTAEGTQDASAWHEHGVVRSEAGPLLEALAVLESVDRLRLEAPWAQGQQSGGLLVAVLGEGRPSDAGVLRRMRHSAGLALAVRLDTTAWERRPQSAEEDRGDRPTVAWLRTQGWQATGLGPRDSLPEQWTQLSGRRTAARLAESSAAQEMAR, translated from the coding sequence ATGACCCTGCGCCGGGTCCGCACCGCCGTCACCGACGGCTGGGACGCCCTCACCCCGCGAGGCCGCGGGTTCGTCTCGGGCGGCCTCAGCGCCCTGGCCGCAGCCCTCGCGCTGGGGCTCGACGACCTCGCCCGGGTCGGAGTGCTGCTGCTCGCCCTCCCCGTGGTCTCGACCAGCCTGCTGACCCGCCGCCCGCCACGGCTCGGGCTGTCCCGCACGGTCTCCCCGCGCACCCTGACCGTGGGCCAGCCGGCGCACGTCGATCTCCGCCTGAGCAACGAGGAGGGCCGCCCCGGCGGGGTGCTGCTCCTGGAGGAGCGCGTGCCCTACGCCCTCGGGTCGCGCCAGCGCTTCGTCATCGACCGGGCGCGGGGCCAGTGGGAGCGGACCGTCCGCTACACCGTCCGGTCCGAGGTGCGGGGACGCCACGTGCTCGGCCCGATGTCCGTCCGGTCCGCCGACCCGTTCGGCCTGGTCGAGCGTCGCCGCACGTTCGTGTCCACCACCCCGATCGTCGTGACGCCCCGGGTGGAGGCCCTCCCCGTGATCGGACTCTCCGGGTCGTGGACCGGCAGCGGCGACAACCGTCCCCGCGCCTTCTCCGGCGGCTCGGCCGAGGACGTCACCATCCGCGAGTACCGCCGCGGCGACGACCTGCGCCGCGTCCACTGGCGCTCCACCGCCCGCACCGGCGAACTGATGGTCCGGCGCGAGGAGCAGCCCTGGCAGTCGCGCGCGACCGTGTTCGTCGACAACCGCCACAGCTCCCACGCCGGCACCGGACCCTCCTCGTCCTTCGAGCGCGCGGTGTCCGTCGCCGCCTCGGTCGTGGTCCACCTGACCGCGCGCGGCTACCGGGTGCGGCTGGTCACGGCCGAGGGCACCCAGGACGCCAGCGCGTGGCACGAGCACGGCGTCGTGCGCAGCGAGGCGGGGCCCTTGCTCGAGGCGCTCGCCGTGCTCGAGTCCGTCGACCGGCTGCGGCTCGAGGCACCCTGGGCCCAGGGCCAGCAGAGCGGTGGCCTCCTCGTCGCCGTCCTCGGGGAGGGCCGGCCCTCCGACGCCGGCGTGCTGCGCCGCATGCGGCACAGCGCGGGCCTCGCCCTCGCCGTACGCCTCGACACCACGGCGTGGGAGCGCCGCCCGCAGAGCGCCGAGGAGGACCGCGGCGACCGGCCGACCGTCGCGTGGCTGCGCACGCAGGGCTGGCAGGCCACGGGCCTCGGTCCGCGCGACTCCCTGCCCGAGCAGTGGACCCAGCTCTCCGGGCGGCGCACCGCGGCCCGGCTCGCCGAGTCGAGCGCCGCGCAGGAGATGGCCCGATGA
- a CDS encoding transglutaminase family protein: MSRPEAAPTARRMLVRRGGGTLLLTSLAALAAYFTLTGWSDLVADPTGFLDPVGRITIVYAAVSVLLRATVLPRWTVIVLQAYLLWVLLNLDSLGLELRDALLPLPTTFADHVEAISDGVAAAQRYTSPVPASVSSIDPLLVLGGVGIVALVDLVAVTLRRVPLAGLPLLAAFTVPVAILDGFPWLTFAVAGTFFVLLLAAEHLSRLSQWGRTFVSRRPGEEPAALGAGEALQRNGTLTLQIGGVALVAAVLAPLALPTYDGLFDGKGPGPGGKGRTVSLENPITNMQRDLDRGEDVPLLYVTTDDPDPSYLRVTALDRFDRDTWRPGRRELPADQKVAGTLPPPVGAGPAYRGRTYNYQLQATDELRSTWLPLPFPALSATVSGDWRYDLGTRDVRAIQDEVTTAGLSYQASGDVVEPVARQLVTSRPAPASVARAGTELPWRTTPSWLQDVVDGITREADSDFGAAVAMQRWFRSDGRFRYSTDNADGSGLDALRSFLTVDRVGYCEQFATAMSLMARVYGIPARVAVGFLKPDPIGQGQWVYSTHDLHAWPELFFEGVGWVRFEPTPGARLGAAPPVYTRGTVPRLTPDDPASSLSAAPSARPTRPTRQDTTAAGGASGEGGGPSPWWPVGAVAVLCVLLAPRGVREAARRRRVAGEDGAALVEGAWAELRATALDLGLGWDDRVTVRVRAAALAQVLRRGAVGGRRTSADAVVAEPVARESLDALVELVERSRFAARPATSEQGHEAVVAGGVVAEALRQRVPERTRLQATWLPRSVTAPARPGVVSVAAQARAAAARGDEERDSVRL; encoded by the coding sequence ATGAGCCGGCCCGAGGCCGCCCCGACCGCACGACGGATGCTCGTACGCCGCGGCGGCGGCACGCTCCTGCTGACCTCGCTCGCCGCGCTGGCGGCCTACTTCACCCTCACCGGCTGGTCCGACCTGGTCGCCGACCCCACCGGCTTCCTCGACCCTGTCGGGCGGATCACGATCGTCTACGCGGCGGTCTCGGTCCTGCTGCGGGCGACCGTGCTCCCGCGGTGGACCGTCATCGTGCTCCAGGCCTACCTGCTGTGGGTGCTGCTCAACCTCGACAGCCTCGGCCTCGAACTGCGCGACGCCCTGCTGCCCCTGCCCACCACGTTCGCCGACCACGTGGAGGCGATCAGCGACGGCGTCGCGGCCGCCCAGCGCTACACCTCCCCCGTCCCCGCGTCGGTCAGCTCCATCGACCCGCTGCTCGTGCTCGGCGGCGTCGGCATCGTGGCGCTGGTCGACCTGGTCGCGGTCACCCTGCGCCGGGTCCCGCTCGCCGGGCTGCCGCTGCTCGCGGCCTTCACCGTGCCGGTCGCGATCCTCGACGGCTTCCCGTGGCTGACCTTCGCGGTGGCCGGCACCTTCTTCGTGCTGCTCCTCGCCGCCGAGCACCTCAGCCGGCTCAGCCAGTGGGGACGCACCTTCGTCTCCCGGCGCCCCGGCGAGGAGCCCGCCGCGCTCGGGGCCGGCGAGGCGCTGCAGCGCAACGGGACGCTGACCCTGCAGATCGGCGGGGTCGCGCTGGTGGCGGCGGTGCTCGCGCCGCTCGCGCTGCCGACGTACGACGGGCTGTTCGACGGCAAGGGCCCCGGCCCCGGCGGCAAGGGCCGCACGGTCTCGCTGGAGAACCCGATCACCAACATGCAGCGCGACCTCGACCGCGGCGAGGACGTCCCCCTGCTCTACGTCACGACCGACGACCCCGACCCGTCCTACCTCCGCGTGACGGCACTGGACCGCTTCGACCGCGACACCTGGCGCCCCGGCCGGCGTGAGCTCCCGGCCGACCAGAAGGTCGCGGGCACCCTCCCGCCGCCGGTCGGGGCCGGACCGGCCTACCGCGGGCGGACCTACAACTACCAGCTGCAGGCCACCGACGAGCTCCGCTCGACCTGGCTGCCGCTGCCGTTCCCCGCCCTCTCCGCGACCGTCTCCGGCGACTGGCGCTACGACCTCGGCACCCGCGACGTGCGCGCCATCCAGGACGAGGTCACCACCGCCGGGCTGAGCTACCAGGCGTCGGGTGACGTCGTCGAGCCCGTCGCGCGGCAGCTGGTCACCTCCCGCCCCGCGCCCGCCTCGGTCGCGCGTGCCGGCACCGAGCTGCCGTGGCGGACCACCCCGAGCTGGCTCCAGGACGTCGTCGACGGCATCACGCGCGAGGCCGACTCGGACTTCGGTGCCGCCGTCGCGATGCAGCGGTGGTTCCGCAGCGACGGCCGGTTCCGCTACTCCACCGACAACGCCGACGGCAGCGGGCTCGACGCCCTGCGCTCGTTCCTCACCGTCGACCGCGTGGGCTACTGCGAGCAGTTCGCCACGGCCATGTCGCTGATGGCCCGGGTCTACGGCATCCCCGCACGGGTCGCGGTCGGGTTCCTCAAGCCCGACCCGATCGGCCAGGGCCAGTGGGTCTACAGCACCCACGACCTGCACGCGTGGCCCGAGCTGTTCTTCGAGGGCGTGGGCTGGGTGCGGTTCGAGCCGACCCCGGGCGCCCGGCTCGGGGCGGCCCCGCCGGTCTACACCCGCGGCACCGTGCCCCGGCTCACCCCCGACGACCCGGCGTCGTCGCTGAGCGCCGCACCGTCGGCCAGGCCGACCCGTCCCACCCGGCAGGACACCACCGCGGCGGGCGGCGCCTCCGGCGAGGGCGGCGGCCCCTCACCGTGGTGGCCGGTCGGTGCCGTGGCGGTCCTGTGCGTGCTGCTCGCCCCGCGCGGCGTGCGCGAGGCTGCTCGCCGTCGCCGCGTCGCCGGCGAGGACGGCGCCGCGCTGGTCGAGGGGGCCTGGGCCGAGCTGCGGGCGACCGCCCTCGACCTCGGGCTGGGCTGGGACGACCGGGTGACGGTCCGCGTCCGCGCAGCCGCGCTGGCCCAGGTGCTGCGGCGCGGCGCGGTCGGTGGCCGGCGCACCTCGGCCGACGCGGTGGTCGCCGAGCCCGTGGCTCGCGAGTCGCTGGACGCGCTCGTCGAGCTGGTCGAGCGCAGTCGCTTCGCCGCACGCCCGGCCACCTCCGAGCAGGGCCACGAGGCCGTCGTCGCCGGCGGTGTCGTGGCCGAGGCGCTGCGGCAGCGGGTCCCCGAGCGCACCCGGCTCCAGGCCACCTGGCTGCCGCGGTCGGTCACCGCACCGGCCCGGCCCGGCGTGGTGTCGGTGGCCGCGCAGGCCCGCGCCGCAGCCGCCCGCGGGGACGAGGAGCGCGACAGCGTGCGCCTGTGA
- a CDS encoding DUF3040 domain-containing protein, producing the protein MPLSEEELRLLEQMERALVAEDPKLASTLRGTRLRQRARRQVVIGAVGFVLGLGALMAGVVLPMVAVGIVGFLLMLGSAYLALSSWRARDAAAAAPSAPEDPGPLRVIRGGKAHRGRAARAPKRGTSHGSMMERFEERWRRRREGGNGF; encoded by the coding sequence ATGCCGCTCTCGGAAGAGGAGCTCCGACTGCTCGAGCAGATGGAGCGCGCTCTCGTCGCGGAGGACCCCAAGCTCGCCTCCACGCTCCGAGGCACCCGCCTGCGCCAGCGCGCACGCCGCCAGGTCGTCATCGGAGCCGTGGGGTTCGTCCTCGGTCTCGGCGCCCTCATGGCCGGCGTCGTGCTGCCGATGGTCGCGGTCGGCATCGTCGGCTTCCTGCTGATGCTCGGATCCGCCTACCTCGCGCTCAGCTCGTGGCGTGCCCGCGACGCCGCGGCGGCCGCGCCGTCGGCGCCCGAGGACCCGGGCCCGCTCCGCGTGATCCGCGGCGGCAAGGCCCACCGAGGCCGCGCGGCTCGCGCGCCCAAGCGCGGCACCAGCCACGGCTCGATGATGGAGCGCTTCGAGGAGCGCTGGCGTCGCCGTCGCGAGGGCGGCAACGGCTTCTGA
- a CDS encoding DNA polymerase Y family protein, with translation MSAPTAGGPAPPPDRVPTTVLHVDMDAFYAAVATRDDPSLQGVPVIVGGGHRGVVLSASYEARRSGVRSGIPMTRARRLCPEAEVLRPDYALYSAVSRSVLEIFGQVTPVVQPLSLDEAFLDVQGSVRLLGGPAEIGALVRARVHDEQGITCSVGAADTIGVAKVASKRAKPDGQLVVPAADVVGFLHPLPVGELWGVGDKTVAQLERLGLRTVGDVAHTPRSTVQRALGRAFGAQVHDLAWGIDDRLVAGGGGPRASQRGFPLPAGVLGSDPGPDRSVGADETFGRDTDDPQVLLRELLRLTAKVTARMRAAEVVGRTVTVKVRFADFTTITRTRTRSEPTDVTHEVYDTVRQVFAGLGLQRARVRLVGVRVENLQPRRGVTRQLVLGERPQGWAEADRAVDRAATRFGDAAVRPASLLGPGRP, from the coding sequence GTGAGCGCGCCGACCGCCGGTGGCCCGGCCCCGCCTCCTGACCGCGTCCCCACCACGGTGCTCCACGTCGACATGGACGCCTTCTACGCCGCCGTGGCGACGCGCGACGACCCGTCGCTGCAGGGCGTGCCGGTGATCGTGGGCGGGGGCCACCGTGGCGTGGTGCTGTCGGCCAGCTACGAGGCGCGGCGCAGCGGCGTCCGCTCCGGCATCCCGATGACCAGGGCCAGGCGGCTGTGCCCCGAGGCCGAGGTGCTGCGTCCCGACTACGCGCTCTACTCCGCGGTGTCCCGCTCGGTGCTCGAGATCTTCGGTCAGGTCACCCCGGTGGTGCAGCCGCTGTCGCTGGACGAGGCGTTCCTCGACGTCCAGGGCTCCGTGCGGCTGCTCGGAGGACCTGCCGAGATCGGGGCGCTGGTGCGGGCCCGCGTGCACGACGAGCAGGGGATCACCTGCTCGGTGGGGGCGGCCGACACCATCGGGGTGGCCAAGGTCGCCAGCAAGCGGGCCAAACCCGACGGGCAGCTGGTCGTCCCGGCCGCGGACGTGGTGGGGTTCCTGCACCCCCTGCCGGTCGGCGAGCTCTGGGGCGTGGGGGACAAGACGGTCGCCCAGCTCGAGCGGCTCGGCCTGCGCACGGTCGGCGACGTCGCCCACACCCCGCGGTCCACCGTGCAGCGTGCGCTCGGTCGCGCCTTCGGCGCCCAGGTGCACGACCTGGCCTGGGGGATCGACGACCGGCTGGTGGCCGGCGGTGGTGGCCCGCGGGCCTCGCAGCGCGGGTTCCCGCTCCCGGCCGGCGTGCTCGGGTCCGACCCGGGCCCCGACCGGAGCGTCGGGGCCGACGAGACCTTCGGCCGCGACACCGACGACCCCCAGGTGCTGCTGCGCGAGCTCCTGCGGCTGACCGCCAAGGTGACCGCCCGCATGCGGGCCGCAGAGGTCGTCGGGCGCACGGTGACGGTCAAGGTGCGGTTCGCCGACTTCACCACGATCACCCGCACGCGCACCCGGTCCGAGCCGACCGACGTGACCCACGAGGTCTACGACACCGTCCGCCAGGTCTTCGCCGGGCTGGGCCTCCAGCGGGCCCGGGTCCGGCTCGTCGGGGTCCGCGTGGAGAACCTCCAGCCCCGTCGAGGCGTGACCCGGCAGCTCGTCCTGGGCGAGCGTCCGCAGGGCTGGGCCGAGGCCGACCGGGCCGTGGACCGGGCCGCGACGCGCTTCGGTGACGCGGCGGTCCGGCCCGCCTCGCTGCTCGGACCGGGGCGACCGTGA
- a CDS encoding methyltransferase: MVGARESHSQTRSRTRTAVVWSALSEGLGRLAPHDGPDGPGAAPLHVLDIGGGTGGFAVRVAELGHRVTVVDPSPDALAILDRRSRETGVDDRVTGLQGDLSSLDALREEGVEGLDAVLCHGVLEIVDDPAAALAVLRDVLRPGGLLSLLCAQRHAAVLARAMAGHFEQALATLDPAADGPVGTPHRFTADELADLLLAAGFAQPALHAVRVFSDLVPSSLVDLEPGAAAALALLEEAVAQRPEYLTLATQVHALTLRT; the protein is encoded by the coding sequence ATGGTCGGAGCCCGGGAGAGTCACAGCCAGACGCGGTCCCGCACCCGCACGGCCGTGGTCTGGTCGGCGCTGTCCGAGGGCCTCGGACGGCTCGCTCCCCACGACGGACCCGACGGACCCGGGGCAGCACCCCTCCACGTCCTCGACATCGGCGGCGGCACGGGTGGCTTCGCGGTCCGGGTCGCCGAGCTCGGGCACCGGGTCACCGTGGTCGACCCCAGCCCCGACGCCCTGGCGATCCTCGACCGGCGGTCGCGCGAGACCGGCGTGGACGACCGGGTCACCGGGCTGCAGGGCGACCTGTCGAGCCTGGACGCGCTCCGCGAGGAGGGGGTCGAGGGCCTCGACGCGGTCCTGTGCCACGGCGTCCTGGAGATCGTCGACGACCCGGCGGCCGCCCTCGCCGTGCTCCGCGACGTGCTGCGCCCGGGCGGGCTGCTCAGCCTGCTGTGCGCCCAGCGCCACGCCGCCGTGCTCGCGCGGGCGATGGCCGGCCACTTCGAGCAGGCCCTCGCGACCCTCGACCCCGCGGCCGACGGGCCAGTGGGCACTCCCCACCGGTTCACCGCCGACGAACTGGCCGACCTGCTCCTGGCGGCGGGCTTCGCGCAGCCCGCGCTGCACGCGGTCCGGGTGTTCAGCGACCTGGTGCCCAGCTCGCTGGTCGACCTCGAGCCCGGGGCCGCGGCGGCGCTGGCGCTGCTCGAGGAGGCCGTGGCCCAGCGACCCGAGTACCTCACCCTGGCCACCCAGGTGCACGCCCTCACCCTCCGCACCTGA